CTTTATAACGGCGCGATGATCCCGGCGCTGACCGAAATCATGCCTGCGGAAGTGCGTGTGGCGGGCTTCTCACTGGCCTACAGCCTGGCAACTGCGCTGTTCGGTGGCTTTACCCCGGTGATGTCAACCGGCCTGATTGAGATGACCGGCGATAAAGCCTCGCCAGGCTACTGGATGAGTTTTGCGGCTGTATGTGCCCTGGGCGCCACGCTTTATCTCTATCGCCGTACCCGCAGTGCCGTGTCGCCTGCCCATGAAACTGTTAGCTGAGGAATGAAGATGAAACTGAAAAAGATGTCGCTGTACGCTGCCCTGCTGTTCAGCGTGGCAGGCAGCGCCACGGCGCAGGCAAAAGAACTGACGGTAATGATCTCCGGCGGGTTTAAAGCGGCATGGGATACGCTGTCGCCGCAGTTTGCAAAACAGGAAGGCATCACCATCAACACCGTTGCCGGCCCGTCCATGGGCAAGACGCCCCAGGCGATTCCGGCCCGACTGGCGCGCGGTGAACCGGCCGATGTGGTGATTATGGTCGGTGACGCGTTAAGCGATCTGCAAAAAAAGGGCGAGACGCTGCCGGGTTCGCGGGTTGAACTGGCGGACTCCCGCATCGGCGCTGTTATTAAAAAAGGGGCCACGCCGGTTAAAATCGGCAGCGAAAGCGAGCTGCGTGCCGCCCTGCTGAACGCCCCTTCCATCGCCTACTCCGACAGCGCCAGCGGCAAATATGTCAGCAGCCAGCTGTTCAGCCGACTGGGCATTGAGGACCAGGTGAAGGCGAAGGCGGTGAAAGTTGAACGCATCCCGGTGGCTTCAGAAGTCGCGGCCGGTAAGTACGCTATCGGCTTTCAGCAGGTCAGTGAGCTGCTGCCGGTGTCCGGCGTAACGTTTATTGGCGAACTTCCGGACAAGCTGCAATACACCACCCGCTTTGCCGGTGCCGTGGTGCGCAAATCCGCGCAGCCGGACGAGGCAGCGAAGCTGCTGCACTGGCTCGCCTCGCCAGCGGCGCAGCAGGCGGTGCACGCCAGCGGACTGCACACCGTGCAGGCGTCAAAGCCGGTTAAAGCTGCTGATACTGTTCAATAATCAGGTTCTCCAGTTCGCCGGCAATGTGCGACAGCACCCGGCCATCTTTCCGCAACAGACCCACGGTGCGTTTTACCTCCGGGTCGGTTAACGGCACTGCCATCAGCATGGCGTGATCGTATTCGGGCATCGACATGGCGGGGACGGCAGCAATGCCCAGCCCCGCCTCAACCATCCCAAGCATCGTGGTCACGTGCCGCGTTTCACAGATACAGGGCTTCTCCGGCATAACTGCCTGCAACGCCAGATCGAGCAGGTTGCGATTGCCGGAGGTTTTATCCAGCCCGACCCACTCATACTGATAAAACGCCTGCCAGCTCAGACTCTTTTTGCCTGCTATGGGATGATCACGCCGACAGGCGGCGACGTACGGATCATCCATCAGCGGCTGAAAATGCACATCCGGCTGCGAGCGGCTGGAAAAACTGATGCCGAAGTCGGCCTGACCGCCAATCACCGCGTCATAAACATTGGCCGCACTGCTGTCGATCAGCTTGACCCGCACTTTTGGATAGCGCGCCTGAAACAGTCGGATGATATTCGGCATAAAGTAGTAGGCGGCTGACGGCACGCAGGCCACGGTGATCAGCCCGGTACGCGCTAAGCTCACCTCACTCAGGTCGGCCATCACCTCTTCAAAATCGGCCAGCAGCTTTTCCGAGCGCTGAGCAAACGCGTGTCCTTTCAGCGTCAGCGTGACGCGACGCGTGGTGCGCTCAAACAGTTTGATTCCCAGCGTGGTTTCCAGCTTGTCGATGCGGCGGCTCAGCGCCGACTGTGAGAGGCAGATCGATTCCGCCGCCAGACGAAAATTGCCAAACTCCACCAGCGCGCGAAACGCGTAGAGATCGTTGAGATCGAAATTAACTGGCATACATTCCTCTTCCCTTAAATCGCATCATGCTTGTCATCATTTTCGTCGCCTTCCGTCAGCGTGAAATCGGTAACAAATCTGCTGAGCAGTTGCTCCAGCGTTTCGCGATCGCTGTCCGGCCATTGCCGGAAAACGCGCTGATAGACCTGCACGCGCTGCGCATCGATTTTATCGGTCATCGCCCGGCCATCTGCGGTAATGGCTGCCTCGTTAATCCTTTTGTCCTGACGATTTTTCTGCCGCACGACCAGCCCCGTTTCCTCCAGTTTCGCCACCTGACGGCTGACCGTGCTGTAGTCACGCCCCACCCGATCGGCCAGTTCGCCTACGCCGATCGGCCCGAACCGGCTGACCTGAACCAGCAGCGGAAACAGCGCCCGATCCAGTTCAATACCCGCCGCTTTGATCATCGCCATATCGCGCTGGGGCCGGTTAAGTGCGCCTGCAATCGTCAGCAGACAATTATGCAACGCATCGTATTTATGTGTATTTTGCACACTTTTCATTGACGCCATCCAGAGGCAGGAATAATGTGTGTACTTTACACCTATTAACCCCCGGACAGAAGGTGGATCAACAATGAAAGCAGCGATAATCGATCAGGCAGGCGCAAAACCTCATTACGGTGACAGGCCGGAACCTCAGGCCGGTGAGCATCAGCAGCGGATCACAGTCAGAGCCGCAGCACTCAGCCAGCTGGCAAAAGCCCGTGCGGCGGGCAGCCACTACAGCGCCGTTGCGCAATTCCCGTTTACTCCAGGCATTGACGGAACGGGTTACCTCGACAACGGTGAGGCAGTCTATTTTCTGGCTTTTGACGCCGCCTCGGGCAGTATGGCCGAGCGCACGGTAGTCAGTAGTGAACACATCATCCCCCTGCCTTCTGGCCTTGATCCGGTGCTGGCTGCTGCTCTCGCGAATCCGGGCATGTCCTCCTGGGCTGCACTGACCCGTCGGGCCGCACTTCGGCCCGGCGAGACCGTACTGATCAATGGCGCGACCGGCACTTCGGGTCGCCTGGCGATCCGCATTGCCCGCGCGCTGGGTGCAGGCAAAATCATTGCGACCGGTCGTAGCAGAGAAACGCTGCAGCAGCTGCATAATGAGGGTGCTGATATCACTCTGACGCTGGATGCTCTGCCCGCCGAACTTCCCGCCCTGATGGCAGAGGGCGTTGATGTCGTACTGGACTATTTGTGGGGTGAGAGCGCACTGGCGATCATGACTGCGGCGGTTCGGGGTGGTGACAAAGTCGTGCGCTTTGTGCAGATTGGTTCGCTGAGCGGGCAGGAGATTTCCCTGCACAGCAAGCTGCTGCGTTCATCCGGGCTAACGCTGATGGGTAGCGGGCTGGGGAGTGTGCCAGACCGTGAGCTGATCGCCGCTATAGGGGAAATGCTGCAGGCAGCCGGGCCGAACGGTTTTACCATTCCCTTCCGGGCGCGGCCATTAAGTGATATTGCGGAGGAATGGCAGAGCGACGACAGCCGTTGCCGGACGGTATTTACCCTTCCGTGACCGACGGCTCAACCTCATGCAGAAATCGACCCGGATAATCAGGTTGGATGGCGTGCTGGCTGCTGTAGCGGCCAAACAGCTTATAGCGGTTTAATGCGATGCGGTCATAGGCAAAATTACTGATCGCGTCGGGGAAGTGGCGCAGCACTGCCAGCCCGCGCCACGGGGCCGGCAGGTGCTGCATCACGCGGAACACCGCCTGCGCCCGCAGCCAGTGCTGATGACCATCAATGTAGACAATGGTACTGGTGTTCTCTTCCGGCATACCAGCCCAGCGCAGCAGCGCTTTGCCCTGCTCGCTCTGCACCGAGGCAAAACGGACCTGCCGCGCCAGATGGTGACGCAGCAGAAACTGAACCCAGCCGTTACACAGCTTACAGACGCCGTCATAGAGCACGGCGCTTTCACCGGTTTGCAGATACGGGGGCAACGACATCCTGCAACTCCTCACTCCTCTGATGATGAGCTGAAGTGTAGCGGGTTCTGGTCAGTTGCTGTTGCAGCCAGTGGATAACGGCAGCGTGATCCTGCGTACAGGCATCCACTTCATACACCGGTCCCAGCGCCATCGGCCTGGCCTGTTGCGCCAGCTGGCGCAGCTCCGGCAGATACTCAGCGCCCGGATGGCCCGGCAGCCGCTGCGACAGGCGCGCCTGATAGCGCGCCACCGCCACCTCCGGCTCTATCTTCAGCCACAGCTCCAGCGCTTCTTCGATGCCCGCCTGTTTCAGCCCCTGCTCCAGTAGCGTGCGCGGCTGGAAGCCAAACCAGGCGTCGATCAGCCAGATCTGACTGGCGGGCGCTTGCCCGACGATATTCCAGATCGCTTGGTAAGCCGCGCAGCCCAGTTGCCGGTTACGCTGGCGATCGATCGGCGCAAAAGCGTGCATAAACGGCTCTTTCAGGCTGTCGAGCGTCAGCACCGGCCAGCCAAAGTGTTGTGACAGCGCGTGCGTCAGGGTGCTTTTACCCGATGCCGGAATGCCGTTAACCAGCACCACGCGTTTGGGGGGTGAGTTTTGCGTCATAAGATATCGATGACCTCCGCGACACTGCTGGCCTGACGTAACCGGACCAGCGTCTCCTCATCCTCCAGCAGCGACACAATCGCGCGGATCCCCTCTTCGATATGGGCGTTGCTGTCACGTGCGCCAAACATAATCACGATGTCTGCCTTATCGCTGCCCTCAAATGAGATTGGCTCATTCAGCAGGATCATACTGAAACAGTCGCGGATTACCCCCGCTTCCGGTCGCGCATGAGGAATGGCGATACCCTCCTCAAACACATAATAAGCGCCATGAGCCAGGGTGTTGGCGATCACCGCATCCGGATAGGAGGCCGCGAGATAGCCGCCGCTGACCAGCGGTTCGGCCGCCAGCGCGATAACCTGACGCCAGTCCGTGGCGTCGATGCCTATCTGAATGGCGTTGGCCTCCTGCAATAACTGCTTAATCGTCATCAGCTCTCCTTAAATCGACTGGCGAACCACATTGCGTAATTCATCGATTTTGACAAACAGCGCATCAATTTCATTGCGGTAGCGACGGCTTTTTGCAAATAAA
This genomic window from Pantoea sp. Lij88 contains:
- a CDS encoding thiol-disulfide oxidoreductase DCC family protein; protein product: MSLPPYLQTGESAVLYDGVCKLCNGWVQFLLRHHLARQVRFASVQSEQGKALLRWAGMPEENTSTIVYIDGHQHWLRAQAVFRVMQHLPAPWRGLAVLRHFPDAISNFAYDRIALNRYKLFGRYSSQHAIQPDYPGRFLHEVEPSVTEG
- a CDS encoding glucokinase; its protein translation is MTQNSPPKRVVLVNGIPASGKSTLTHALSQHFGWPVLTLDSLKEPFMHAFAPIDRQRNRQLGCAAYQAIWNIVGQAPASQIWLIDAWFGFQPRTLLEQGLKQAGIEEALELWLKIEPEVAVARYQARLSQRLPGHPGAEYLPELRQLAQQARPMALGPVYEVDACTQDHAAVIHWLQQQLTRTRYTSAHHQRSEELQDVVAPVSANR
- a CDS encoding PTS sugar transporter subunit IIA, with protein sequence MTIKQLLQEANAIQIGIDATDWRQVIALAAEPLVSGGYLAASYPDAVIANTLAHGAYYVFEEGIAIPHARPEAGVIRDCFSMILLNEPISFEGSDKADIVIMFGARDSNAHIEEGIRAIVSLLEDEETLVRLRQASSVAEVIDIL
- a CDS encoding zinc-binding alcohol dehydrogenase family protein; this encodes MKAAIIDQAGAKPHYGDRPEPQAGEHQQRITVRAAALSQLAKARAAGSHYSAVAQFPFTPGIDGTGYLDNGEAVYFLAFDAASGSMAERTVVSSEHIIPLPSGLDPVLAAALANPGMSSWAALTRRAALRPGETVLINGATGTSGRLAIRIARALGAGKIIATGRSRETLQQLHNEGADITLTLDALPAELPALMAEGVDVVLDYLWGESALAIMTAAVRGGDKVVRFVQIGSLSGQEISLHSKLLRSSGLTLMGSGLGSVPDRELIAAIGEMLQAAGPNGFTIPFRARPLSDIAEEWQSDDSRCRTVFTLP
- a CDS encoding LysR family transcriptional regulator, which gives rise to MPVNFDLNDLYAFRALVEFGNFRLAAESICLSQSALSRRIDKLETTLGIKLFERTTRRVTLTLKGHAFAQRSEKLLADFEEVMADLSEVSLARTGLITVACVPSAAYYFMPNIIRLFQARYPKVRVKLIDSSAANVYDAVIGGQADFGISFSSRSQPDVHFQPLMDDPYVAACRRDHPIAGKKSLSWQAFYQYEWVGLDKTSGNRNLLDLALQAVMPEKPCICETRHVTTMLGMVEAGLGIAAVPAMSMPEYDHAMLMAVPLTDPEVKRTVGLLRKDGRVLSHIAGELENLIIEQYQQL
- a CDS encoding MarR family winged helix-turn-helix transcriptional regulator → MKSVQNTHKYDALHNCLLTIAGALNRPQRDMAMIKAAGIELDRALFPLLVQVSRFGPIGVGELADRVGRDYSTVSRQVAKLEETGLVVRQKNRQDKRINEAAITADGRAMTDKIDAQRVQVYQRVFRQWPDSDRETLEQLLSRFVTDFTLTEGDENDDKHDAI
- a CDS encoding substrate-binding domain-containing protein is translated as MKLKKMSLYAALLFSVAGSATAQAKELTVMISGGFKAAWDTLSPQFAKQEGITINTVAGPSMGKTPQAIPARLARGEPADVVIMVGDALSDLQKKGETLPGSRVELADSRIGAVIKKGATPVKIGSESELRAALLNAPSIAYSDSASGKYVSSQLFSRLGIEDQVKAKAVKVERIPVASEVAAGKYAIGFQQVSELLPVSGVTFIGELPDKLQYTTRFAGAVVRKSAQPDEAAKLLHWLASPAAQQAVHASGLHTVQASKPVKAADTVQ